The Haploplasma axanthum region ATGGCACTTCTTAAATGCTCAAGAAGTCGTTGTTGATAAAATTAATGAAAACATTCCAACTAAGTGGCAAAAAAATATTATTCCAATTATTGAAGATTCAAACCAAGTTATTGTTTCATATTTTAAAAGTAAAATGATTTCAATTGTTATGTTATTTTCAATATTTGTTTTTGTTTACGCTCTTCTAGGTTTACCGATTGGATATGTAATTCTCTTTGCATTCTTAATTGCCATCTTAGATTTAGTTCCTTATATTGGTCCAGCAATTGGAATGATAATCCCAATTATCTATGTTTTCTCTGTTAATGGAACAAACCTCTTATATAATCCCAATTGGCATGTTAATGGTTTAATAGCTAATATTATTCTCTTTTCACTTAATGCATCAATTCAATTTTTACAAGATAATATTATAATGCCAAAACTTGCTGGAAAAGAAATGAATATTAATTCAGCAATGATCTTAGTATTTATGTTATTCTTTGGTTATATTTTAGGAGTTTGGGGAATTATTCTTTCAATTCCGCTTGGAGGAATTATTTTAGTTGTTTGGAAACATTTAAAAGAAAGTGAATTCTTCTCATCTAAAAAGAAAACACGAACAAAAAAACAAGTTACACTAGATAAGTGAAAATAATCACTTATCTTTTTTTATATGTAATAGTCCCAAAAAATGTTTAACTATCTTTGTTATTTAGTGTATAATGTTTAATAAGGAAGTGGTCATATGACACCATTACAAATAATAACTTTAATCTTTACCTCATTCATTTTATTTAATACAATAAATACTTACTTTTTAACTTATAAAAAACTAAATCGTTATATTGCTCCATTCAAGCATACTTTTATTGGTGAGTTAAATGCTTTATTTGGAAATGTTGGTACATTACTTTTATTTTTAACAATTGGAATATTTATATTTAAAGATATGTATTCAATTACTATCTACCTTCTTATTCTATCGATTGTTCTTAATATATTCTTTTTTGCTATTAGTGTTTTTAGCTTATATTATGGAAATGTATTTTCTAAATCAGGTTTTGATATTTTTAAAAATCCAAGTGCTGGAATATCAAAGGGCTTATTCGGTGAAATAATTGGTGAATTATTTAAATATTACCGAGTACTTCTTTTTATACCAACAATCAGTATGTCATTAGTTCTCGTTTTCATTGAAAGTAATGATTTAAAAAATATTGTTATTAACTTTGACTTTAGAACTTATTCTTTATATGTAACAATAACTCTTATTCTTTTAATAGTTTCATATATTTTATACCGGAAAATGTTCATTAAAGAACTTCCAATTAAAAGTGCACAAACTACTTATGCTATTCAAAATTATGGAGTATACCCATATTATATTATTCATTTGATATCACCAAATTTTGAACCAAATATCGAAAAACTTCTTAATATTCATAATCAAGACGAACTATTTTTAAAGATTTCTAAATATAATAAAAATCAAAAAACTTATACAAACCAATTAGATAACAGCATACATAGTAATAGATTAACAAAAAATGACTTAGCAGAATCAATTACAATTAATGACTCACTAATTAAAAATAGTGATTTACATGGCATTTTAAAAGGTAAAAATTTAGTTCTTATTCAAATGGAGTCGATGAATTCATTTTTATTAGATTTAAAAAATGATGAGGAAAACTTTCCATTTTTAAAAGAGCTTTTAAAAGAATCATTAGTCTTTGATAACTTCTACACTAGCGTTGGTATTGGTGTATCAAGTGATGCAGAAGTTACAACTTTAACAGGATTATATCCTAGCGGTAGTGATAATTATTATTGGAAATCATTTAATCGTGTAACAAACAAATATAAATCATTTGTCCCTCTTACTACCTTACCTAAATATTTTAACCAAAAGAATTATAAGACACTCGCTATTCATGGTGATCAAGCAATTTTTTATAACCGTAATCATGCTTATAAGAACTTAATCGATTTTAATGATTTTTATAGTTTAGAATCATTTGATAATCTAACTCCACACGGAAAAATCGGAACTGCACACTTATATAAATTTGAATATTTACCTAATAAATTTCATGTTAGTCCTTGGGCAAGTGATTACCAATTATTCGAAAAAACTAATGAGTTAATGAAAAATGAAAAAAATAATTACATGTACTTTCCAATAACAATGATGCCTCATACACCATTTGAATATCATCCAAATGAAGAACTAATTGATCAAGATACTACACTTAATCCTCTAACAAATAAATATTTAAGTTTTGCAAGCTATTA contains the following coding sequences:
- a CDS encoding AI-2E family transporter, with amino-acid sequence MKKFLGIMLCIISVLAFLYLFHLLNATFPNNIISRILKGFSLVITPVLFALVLMYLVNPLARKLMRQKGISKKGAIIITMTILFAVIAALVFFIVSFLIDKGVDLYNQITSESFIHSVQTWFSNNNLYKVYEWIEELITSLDIKDFIGNTNSIITTVLQTISVIILVPIFLWHFLNAQEVVVDKINENIPTKWQKNIIPIIEDSNQVIVSYFKSKMISIVMLFSIFVFVYALLGLPIGYVILFAFLIAILDLVPYIGPAIGMIIPIIYVFSVNGTNLLYNPNWHVNGLIANIILFSLNASIQFLQDNIIMPKLAGKEMNINSAMILVFMLFFGYILGVWGIILSIPLGGIILVVWKHLKESEFFSSKKKTRTKKQVTLDK
- a CDS encoding LTA synthase family protein, whose protein sequence is MTPLQIITLIFTSFILFNTINTYFLTYKKLNRYIAPFKHTFIGELNALFGNVGTLLLFLTIGIFIFKDMYSITIYLLILSIVLNIFFFAISVFSLYYGNVFSKSGFDIFKNPSAGISKGLFGEIIGELFKYYRVLLFIPTISMSLVLVFIESNDLKNIVINFDFRTYSLYVTITLILLIVSYILYRKMFIKELPIKSAQTTYAIQNYGVYPYYIIHLISPNFEPNIEKLLNIHNQDELFLKISKYNKNQKTYTNQLDNSIHSNRLTKNDLAESITINDSLIKNSDLHGILKGKNLVLIQMESMNSFLLDLKNDEENFPFLKELLKESLVFDNFYTSVGIGVSSDAEVTTLTGLYPSGSDNYYWKSFNRVTNKYKSFVPLTTLPKYFNQKNYKTLAIHGDQAIFYNRNHAYKNLIDFNDFYSLESFDNLTPHGKIGTAHLYKFEYLPNKFHVSPWASDYQLFEKTNELMKNEKNNYMYFPITMMPHTPFEYHPNEELIDQDTTLNPLTNKYLSFASYYDNIIKRLFIDRNGNNVTDSNNVYLFYGDHGSGLRNNDLYKLFNKDIKKDPLFERDLLQKVMCFLYVPSNDIDHATNIKNGLITGNQPLVRGQMDIYRSVIELFDLDCKNDLYFGTHLFSTEKTFVLDNKMLDVATDDAFFSLRDPKYTRPTKYQVPIKTLKVIKETKLINDLLFQKESLQEKINIELNKKKD